The Citrus sinensis cultivar Valencia sweet orange chromosome 4, DVS_A1.0, whole genome shotgun sequence DNA segment tattaatcgtATTTTGACCACACCTAAACCAAATTCCTACTCCTCCATCTCAACCTCCCCGTCGCCGCTTCATCCCTGCCGTCCGTTCTTTCCTCATCTTGATTCGACGGTAAATTAGCCTCTgcctttttctctttaaaacaACCTAGCTTTTTCTTTGCCATATTCCCATATTTTAGCTGATTTTTTGGGAAATTAAAAGTTACCTACTTGATAATTGATCTTCAAAGGTCTTATTTTTGCAAAagtttgcttttttattttacccaTTGTTATTTTACTATCAGAAAAAAACCCTAGATGCTGGGTTGCATGTTGTAtgtttattatgaatttgggGGAATAATTAGGGTTTCAAATTTTTACCCAAATCTTGTTTGAATCGTTGTTATTGTTGAAGATTGTTGTGTTACTTCCTTAGAAATGAAGAGATTGAGATCAAGCGACGATCTTGATGAGAAAAACACAAGCAAGGACTCAGCGACCCCTAACCCTAATCgttcgtcgtcgtcgtcgtcacATCGTAGCTTTTACTACAAGTCAGACAATGTGCGTAAGGGCTTGGTTTCCCCGTCATCATCGTCGAGGTACGATCGTGATCGATCTTTAGACGAAGATAGTCGGATGGTAAGAAAAAGATCGGATCAtgattttgattcatttgataGCAGAAAAGGTGGGTTTGATAGATATAATAATAGAGATGGTGGTGGTCCTGCTAATGATAGAGCCATTCATAGGTCAGAGAGTTTTTGTGGGCCCAGAAGAGAATTCCCTAAAGGGTTTCGGTCCGAGAGAGACCGTTCGCGGAGAGAGGGGACCGTGTCTTCGTGGCGAAGATTCGGTTGTGGGAGTAAAGAATTTGGAAATGGAAACAAGGAGATTGAAGGGAGTAGTAGAGAGGAGAGAGTTGGCAGTGGGAAGGGATTGAGGGATTTTAAGAAGTCTCCTAGCTGGTCTAGTGGAAGTAAAGAATTTGGAAATGGAAACAAGGAGTTTGAGGGGAGTGGTAGAGAGgagagaggtgggagtgggaaggGATTGAGGGATCTGATGAAATCTCCCAGCTGGTCTAGGGATTCAGGGAGTGAGCAGTCAAGGGTGAGAGGATTGGTGGATTCGAAGTCCAAGTCAAAATCAAAGTCTAGATCATCGCCAACATGGTCAAAGGACTCTGTGGGGAGCGAGCAAGCGAAGACTGTGGAGGTTGTGAAGAAGACTGAGGAGGTTAAAGTTGAGAGTGGCAGTAGTAGTGAGATGGAGGAAGGTGAGCTTGAGCCTGAAGCTGCGTGTGGGATGGAGGAAGGTCAGCGTGAACCTGATTCAGCTTCTGTAaggtttgaaattgaaaatggtgcaAAAGAGAGTAATATTGGGGGGGTTGATAGTGATAGTAAAGAAGTTGAGGATGAAGAAAACATGACAAAGGATGTTGGGAAAGAgggaaatgaagaaaatctAAGTGCAAGTGAAGGGAAAAATGATGGATTACATGAAACTAATGAGTTGCCAGAGAGTGAGAATTTAAATGCTGGCAGTGGTGATAGTGGGGACGAAAAAGAGAATGTGGTCGCTGGTGAAGGTGGAAAGGGACAGGAAGAGGATTTGGGAAAGGGTGGTGACTTCAAGGAGGAGGGAAGTAATGATATGGTTGTTGAAAAGTCTGTGTGTTTAGAAGAGGCAAGCAAGGAAGAAAAGGTGATTGATCTTGAGGTAAAGACAAATGAGGAACTTGAAGTGCCAGAGTCCAATAAAGACCAAATCTTGCAGGAGAATGGGGGAGATAAAGTGAATGTGTTTGAAACAGAGGGGTTGATCCAAAATTTTAAGGATAAAGGCAAGAGTGTGGCTGTCTCACCAAGCCATATTGCAGGGGCTGCAGAGGATGGTTCAATGGTTGAAAGAGAAACATTGGTTACTGTGACATGGAAAGCTGATGATATGGAAGGACCAAGTACTAGGGGCTTTGATTTGTTTACGAGCTCTCCTGTTAGAAAACCAGAGGAGCGAGTAGAAATGGTTGCTAACAACAAAGCGAAAGATGAAAAGCTAGAACTGGAGCCACTTGATCTTTCCCTTAGCTTGCCTAATGTCTTGTTACCTATTGGTGCCTCCCAGGCTCCAGGCTCTCCAAGCCATGGGAGGAGTGGTCAGTCCTTGACAAACACATTTCGTACAAACTCTGATGGGTTTACAGCATCTATGTCTTTCTCAGGCTCTCAGTCATTTTTTCATCATAATCCAAGCTGTTCGTTGACACAGAATTCCATGGATAACTTCGAACAGTCAGTTCACAGCCGTCCAATATTTCAGGGAATTGATCAAGCTTCTCAGGGAGCTTGGCACGGACAGTCTCAGAATGAATCGAGTAGGCATAAAGAAATGCCCTTGTATCAAAAGATTTTGATGAATGGAAATGGCTCGATTCATCATTCTCAGACATCGTTACAGGGTATTCCAAATGGTCAACTTGCTCCAGGGCAACATGTTAGGGTTACTGAAGGAACTGCTAAAATGCCCAATGGACTTGAAAGACAGTTGAGTTTTCAAAAACAGATTGATGTTCGATCCCCTTCCAATAGTGTTGGATCACATGACATTGGTTCAAATTATAGTTTTGAGAAGCGAGCAATGAGAGAAAAACATGGTGGTGGTAACCTGTACAGAAGTAGTGGCCAGAAAGAACAAGAACTTCTCATAGGTGGAGCTGATTTTGTTGAGACGATCATCAGTAGGATAGTTTCAGATCCTCTTCATGTAATGGGTAGGAGATTTCATGAAATGAATGGACAATCCATTCAATATTTTAAGGAGAGCATCCGTGAAATCATGTTAAATGCAGATAAGAAGGCACAACTATGTGCATTTCAGAATGCACTGCAGTGTCGATCTGACATGACCATCGAGGTGCTCTTGAAGTGTCATCGGGCTCAACTAGAAATCTTGGTTGCTTTGAAAACTGGTCTGCCAGAATATCTTCAGCTTGACAGTGGTATTACACCAGCTGATTTGGCCGAGATTTTCCTGAACCTAAGATGCAGAAATCTTACATGTCGAAGTCCTTTGCCTGTGGATGAATGTGACTGCAAGGTTTGTGCAAAGAAGAATGGCTTTTGCAGTGCTTGTATGTGTCTTCTGtgttcaaaatttgacatggcATCTAATACATGTAGTTGGGTAGGGTGTGATGTTTGTCTTCATTGGTGCCATGCGGATTGTGGGTTGCGGGAATCTTATATCAGAAATGGACGTAGTGCAACTGGGGATCAAGGGTTAACTGAGATGCAGTTTCATTGTGTTGCCTGTGATCATCCTTCTGAAATGTTTGGTTTTGTGAAAGAAGTTTTTCAACATTTTGCAAAAGAATGGTCAGCTGAAAGAATGTCCAAGGAACTTGAATATGTGAAGAGAATTTTTTCCGCCAGCAAGGATGTGAGAGGAAGAAGGCTGCATGAAATTGCTGATCAGATGTTAGTTAGACTGTCGAACAAGTCTGACCTTCCAGAGGTTCTCAATTATATCGTTAGTTTCCTGACTGGTAagttttattagttattagtAGCAAATACTATTAATGCGATTCTAGATATTCTtgcatatttatataaatgatGATTCGCCAATGACCTTTTGGATTTTCTTTAGAATGGAGATCGGATGGCTCGCATAACATGAATTAAAATGAATCTTATGGCAATTTGGTGGTGTTTGATTTACATTTTGCAGGTTTAAAGTGCATAAAACTTTAATTCCCAGTGCTTTAGCTTGGGCACAATGTTCTGAATGAAAAACTTTATTGATGACTTGTAAGAAGAAATGGAAAACAATGGTTCTAGTATGGGACTTTTTGTGCTTTGTGTTGTGtatgtgtttcttttttttccctatgtTTGGCTGAGCTACACCTCCTAGACTGCTAAATATTtgctatttattttcttcattgtgATTGCAGATAGTGAATCTTCCAAGTTTGCCAGCACTGGTATTGCTGGGCCTAGCCATGACGCCTCGTGGCTCAAATCTGTTTATTCAGATAAACCTCCTCAATTGGAAGGATCAGCTAGCTTACTTCCAAGTTTCCATGTTGACCGGAATGATAAATGCACCTTGGACTTGGAGCTGCGAAAAGGTGCTGAAAAGGAACCACTTTTTGATGAATTGGAGAGCATTGTGAGAATTAAACTGGCAGAGGCTAAAATGTTCCAAGCACGTGCTGATGATGCAAGGAGAGACGCTGAGGGCCTGAAACGAATTGCAAttgcaaagaatgaaaaaattgaagaagaatatACTAGTAGAATCACAAAATTGCGTCTAGTTGAGGCTGAGGAAGCACGCAAACAAAAGTTAGAAGAATTCCAGGCTCTGGACAGAGCTTATCGGGAATATTCTAGTATGAAAATGAGAATGGAAGATGATATTAAAGATCTTTTGTTGAAAATGGAAGCAACAAGACGAAACCTTGCCATGTAATTGGCAGGTAACTTTGTCATATATAGCACAGGAACTTGTATGTCTTAAATTGTGGTTTCAATATGTCTTAGGTTTTTGATTCGTAGGTCTAACTTTCAATCTAGTAGCTATATTTCTCTTCTGCTGCTAACCAAAATGTGTAAATAGACTGCATCTCTTTATTCTATGACCAGTACCAATGTGGAAGAATTCTGAAAGAGATTGTAGTTGTATGTTTTTGGGCTGCTTTTCCATGTGCATTGCTGATTTTGTTGGATGCAATCATAAATGAATAGAGTTGCTCATCCTTGtgtaattatttaactttaaGATGTATTCTGTTGCTTTTAAGTATTATGTGCAGGATAAACACGGCATATTGCCAATCAAAATTTCACCAAAACTCGTCCTCTACAGGCTAATTGGTCATTCCGTGTTAAAAAATTCTAGTATGTCTGGTCTTTGCTCTCTCTGTTATGGACCTGTGGTTTGAGactaattttatgattttgattttattattattattattattattttggatcCAACTACGTTGCACCGTGGGTTAGGTACCCTAGTTGTTTGTCTTTTAGCAAAT contains these protein-coding regions:
- the LOC102611010 gene encoding protein OBERON 4; the encoded protein is MKRLRSSDDLDEKNTSKDSATPNPNRSSSSSSHRSFYYKSDNVRKGLVSPSSSSRYDRDRSLDEDSRMVRKRSDHDFDSFDSRKGGFDRYNNRDGGGPANDRAIHRSESFCGPRREFPKGFRSERDRSRREGTVSSWRRFGCGSKEFGNGNKEIEGSSREERVGSGKGLRDFKKSPSWSSGSKEFGNGNKEFEGSGREERGGSGKGLRDLMKSPSWSRDSGSEQSRVRGLVDSKSKSKSKSRSSPTWSKDSVGSEQAKTVEVVKKTEEVKVESGSSSEMEEGELEPEAACGMEEGQREPDSASVRFEIENGAKESNIGGVDSDSKEVEDEENMTKDVGKEGNEENLSASEGKNDGLHETNELPESENLNAGSGDSGDEKENVVAGEGGKGQEEDLGKGGDFKEEGSNDMVVEKSVCLEEASKEEKVIDLEVKTNEELEVPESNKDQILQENGGDKVNVFETEGLIQNFKDKGKSVAVSPSHIAGAAEDGSMVERETLVTVTWKADDMEGPSTRGFDLFTSSPVRKPEERVEMVANNKAKDEKLELEPLDLSLSLPNVLLPIGASQAPGSPSHGRSGQSLTNTFRTNSDGFTASMSFSGSQSFFHHNPSCSLTQNSMDNFEQSVHSRPIFQGIDQASQGAWHGQSQNESSRHKEMPLYQKILMNGNGSIHHSQTSLQGIPNGQLAPGQHVRVTEGTAKMPNGLERQLSFQKQIDVRSPSNSVGSHDIGSNYSFEKRAMREKHGGGNLYRSSGQKEQELLIGGADFVETIISRIVSDPLHVMGRRFHEMNGQSIQYFKESIREIMLNADKKAQLCAFQNALQCRSDMTIEVLLKCHRAQLEILVALKTGLPEYLQLDSGITPADLAEIFLNLRCRNLTCRSPLPVDECDCKVCAKKNGFCSACMCLLCSKFDMASNTCSWVGCDVCLHWCHADCGLRESYIRNGRSATGDQGLTEMQFHCVACDHPSEMFGFVKEVFQHFAKEWSAERMSKELEYVKRIFSASKDVRGRRLHEIADQMLVRLSNKSDLPEVLNYIVSFLTDSESSKFASTGIAGPSHDASWLKSVYSDKPPQLEGSASLLPSFHVDRNDKCTLDLELRKGAEKEPLFDELESIVRIKLAEAKMFQARADDARRDAEGLKRIAIAKNEKIEEEYTSRITKLRLVEAEEARKQKLEEFQALDRAYREYSSMKMRMEDDIKDLLLKMEATRRNLAM